TTAACCGTGCTTTTTTCAAAGAGGCAAAAACCGCCTCGTAGGGGAGTTTATAATCTGTACCATCGGTTGCTTTATTTCCTATATACATCCCGCCGGTATTGTGGTCAGCAAAGGCAAGCACCATGGTTTTCCCCTTTGCCCGCGCAAAGTCCAGGGCAACCTTAACTGCATCATCGAAGGCAAGAACATCGCTTATTACTCCTATGGGGTCATTTGTATGGGAAGCCCAATCGATCTTGCTTCCTTCAACAAAGAGGAAAAACCCCTTCGGATTATTCGATAGTATTTCAATTGCCTTTTTTGTCATCTCTGCAAGCGCCGGCTGTTTTGGAGAGAATATTTTCCGGTCAAATTCATAGGCCATATCGTTATCGGCGAATATTCCCCATAATTTTCTCGAAGTGCTGTTCTGCATGGCGATTATTGTTTCTACGAAATCATAACCCCTTGACTTCAAAACCTCTACAAGGTCTTCACCGTCAGTACGGGCACCGCCCTTTCCTTTCGGCACCAGATATTTTTTCCCTCCGCCCAATACAACGTCCATGTTTAAATAAACCTGTTGTTCGGCAATTTCATTGTAGTTATTCCTGTCAGGCCAATGCGCTGAAAATCCTGCCGGAGTGGCTTGCTGGATGTTGGATGTGGCAATGATCCCGACAGATCTGCCGGATAACTTTGCGCCTTCGAGAACCGTTGCCACAGGTTTATACATTAAACTATCGGGTATTCTGCTTACCCCAGGTATTGTGACAGATCGCGGCAAAACGCTGAGCAGTTTACCGGATGTCTTGTGTCCTGTAGCAAAGGCAGTTACAGCTGATGCAGAATCGGTGATGAGTGTATCTGCTCCATAGGTTCTTACAGCCCCCAGATTCATACTGTCAAGGGCAAGATGAGACCCTTTGTACCACCGTGCAACAGTTGTATGCGTTGATCCCATGCCATCGGCCACCAGGACAATCACGTTTTCAAAGGATACCTCTTCAGAAAAAGCTGTTCCTGTTAGAAAAAGTAGAATAAATCCTGCAACTAACAGATGCAGTATATATTTTCTTTCCATTAAAACTTTCATTTGCATTATTTCTCCTTGATGTAAATTTGGTTATGTCAAAAGTTTTCATCATGTTTTGTTTCTTGAGTATTTTTAGCTCTTTTCTCTTGGACACTCAGCGGCATGTTCGGGGATATTGATCTGCGGCGGTCTGCTTCGCCTTGCGATCCCCCGAAGCAATTATTGCCCCCTCTCCCTTTTCCCCTCCCCCTCGGAGGGGGGAGGGTGTGGGTGGGGGTGAGACACAATTGGTGGTCTTCCGGCTTGCAAAGCTTACAGCCCATTCATATCTGTAAAATCCCCAACATGCTGCAGCCCATCCACATCTGCAAAATCCCCGACATGCCGCTGCCCACTCAACCAGGATTCGCACATACGATTATGTGAATCCTGGATAAAGAAGGGAGCAAATTTTTCCATTTTCATTTCCTATTTTTTCTCTCCCCCCTGTTTTCTCTTTGTAAAAACTTGTATATATTCATTCTGCGAACCTGTTTTTCATGCAACTTTTGACAATAGCTAATTTTGCATTGTTATTAACCATCTTACATTTATCTGCACACCGTCATTCCGTCCGGACAGGGATTTTTTCTACCCAAGTGGTACCGATCTACGGCCTGTCTTGTATGGTGTACATGTTGTACGCCTCCGCGCAATCCCTTGATTACCTTAACTCTATAAAAGCATCCTACCCAAGTCAAGAAAAAGTGAAAAACGTTATATAAAATAGATTGCTTACGGGACTTTTCTGACATTTCATTCCCTTCGGGCAAATACTCCGTCCCTCGGTGCGAAGAATTTTCTACGTTGCGGCATTTAATCCCATAGATCAGGCCAGAGCATACTTGCATATATTCAGGCAAAACATCCTGACAAAGGGTACAATTTGGATGGTGTGATGAGTGTACTTGTAAGTTACAACCGGAGGCAAAAAGATGTATCGGAAGCATTTG
This DNA window, taken from Pseudomonadota bacterium, encodes the following:
- a CDS encoding alkaline phosphatase, with product MQMKVLMERKYILHLLVAGFILLFLTGTAFSEEVSFENVIVLVADGMGSTHTTVARWYKGSHLALDSMNLGAVRTYGADTLITDSASAVTAFATGHKTSGKLLSVLPRSVTIPGVSRIPDSLMYKPVATVLEGAKLSGRSVGIIATSNIQQATPAGFSAHWPDRNNYNEIAEQQVYLNMDVVLGGGKKYLVPKGKGGARTDGEDLVEVLKSRGYDFVETIIAMQNSTSRKLWGIFADNDMAYEFDRKIFSPKQPALAEMTKKAIEILSNNPKGFFLFVEGSKIDWASHTNDPIGVISDVLAFDDAVKVALDFARAKGKTMVLAFADHNTGGMYIGNKATDGTDYKLPYEAVFASLKKARLTGEGLEKVIAKNSSDEHIRKVVAQYTGVNDLTQDEIDAIKKAKPGEMGYATGPMISRRANIGWATSGHTGEDLFFYVYGLNKYIGLIENTDIAQIIARGMGVDLAVIDRELFVDAEEVFGRIGANVKIEKKDSINPVLIIEKKGRYAEMPFSKDIIRIGADQKEYRMQGITVFAPRTKKVYIPQQAVSIFEGETK